GGCGTCCTGGGCCAGTCCCTGGTCATGACGCGCTTCATCCACAACTTCCCCTCGGTCGTGcagtcctcgtcggcgacgggctggctCACGTCCATCctgcagctgggcggcatcgtcgggtCCCTGTCGGCCGGCGTGCTCAGCGAGATCATCTCCCGCAAGTACACCATGTTCatcgcctgctgctgggtcATCCTGGGCAGCTACCTGTacgtgggcgcgcgcgagggcatgccggcgctgctctACGCGGGCCGTTTCTTCacgggcctcggcgtcgggctcttcagcggcgtcggcccgcTGTACAACGCGGagctgtcgtcgcccgagatgCGCGGCCTGCTCGTGTCCTTTTACCAGTTCGCCACCATCCTGGGCATCATGCTGTCGTTCTGGGTCGGCTACGGCAGCAACTACAttggcggcacgggcgacaCGCAGTCGGACCTGGCGTGGCGGCTGCCGTCCATCATCCAGGGGATccccgccgtggcgctggccgtgggcATCTGGTTCATGCCCTTttcgccgcgctggctcgtcaaggtcgggcgcgacgacgaggcccgccgcACCCTGGCCTGGATGCGCAAGCTgccgcaggacgacgaccgcaTCCAGGTCGAGTACCTCGagatcaaggccgaggccgagttcGAGAAGAAGGCCTTTGCGCGCGAGTTCCCGcgcatggccgaggagggcagcaagagcgcgctgcgcgagcagaTGGCGCAGTTTGTCAACTGCTTCCGCACCAGGGACAATGTGaagcgcatcgccgtcgcgtGGTTGGTCATGTTTTGGCAGCAGGTCCGTTGTTATCTATCCATCCACCCCCctgagcgaggaggagaccCCCGTGGTGAGAAATCGATGAGGGGAGTCGCATGCTAAACATGATGCAGTGGAGCGGCATCGATGCCATCATCTACTACGCCACCAACATTTTCCAGAGCCTGGGCCTGACGGGAGGCACGAttgcgctgctggcgacgggggTGACCGGTGTCGTCTTTCTCTTCAGCACGATTCCTGCCATGGTAGGTGCACTTGAGAGAATCTGTCCTGTCCATGATACTTGCCCAAGAGCACGACGACTAACGACGGGAGCAGTTGATTATTgaccgcgtcggccgcaagcccatgctgctcgtcggctcCGTCGTCATGGGCATCAGCATGGTCATTGtgggcatcatcgtcgccaagtTTCGTCACGACTGGCCGTCGCAcgtgggcgcgggctgggTAGCCGTCGGTAAGCAGCAACATAGTCCACGTTCCAGTCGCCATCCGCGCGACTCCCCCGATCCGACCGAGGGTTATTAGAGTGTTCCCTTTCGCTGACAGACAAACAAACGCGGGCAGCTCTCATCTGGGTGTACATTGCCGGCTTCGGCGCGACATGGGGCCCCGTCTCGTGGACGCTCATCTCGGAAATCTTCCCGCTGTCGATCCGGGCCAAGGGGGCGGCCATCGGGGCGTCGAGCAACTGGCTCAACAACTTTGCCATTGCCTTCTTCGTGCCGCCGATGCTCGAGGCATGGGCGTGGGGCACCTACATCTTCTTCGCCGTGTTCCTGACGGCGGGCATCTTCTGGGTGTGGTTCTTCCTGCCCGAGACCAAGAACgcgacgctcgaggagatggacCGCGTCTTTGGCAGCCACATGGGCGAGCGGGATGCGCAGCTGCTGTACGAGTCGCAGCAGGAGGTGGGCCTCATTGCGCTGCTGGAACGGCGCGAGGCGGGGGGGAGCGAAAAGGCGGGCGTGGAGAAGCACATTGAGGGTATTtagggagggagggcaaCTCGTGGCTGTATTATGATGTGATGTTATTATCCCCAAATCGTGTAAGTGGCGGCCCGGTGCGGTGTGTTCACTGTTGACCGTGGTGGGAACAAGCGACGCGTCGAATTCGGAAACTCGAAACTCGGGACTGGACGTAAACGAGCAATGAGTTCATGTACTACGATAGTAGCAACATGAGTACACAATAGCTGCACCCGACCATGACTCGAAAGACGCAACTTATATGCCAATGCAACCCAGGCTGGCCCCCCGGGCGGCCATGTCCGGCACCCCGCATCACTGCAcacgcgggcgccggcggcggggtccGACAGGCACTACAGGGGACGCTACAGGGGGCCCCGCCCAACTAAACGACCAGCCCATGCAGCAGCTATGGAACTTCGCAAGGAAGGAAGCAGCCACCTCCAGCTTTTTGCCCCACGCCACCACGCGACACCAACAATTCAACGCTCCGCTCCGCTCGGCCAAGTTGCATCTCCTGCGCGTCCCGTCCTCatgcatcgtcatcgccagcCATCTCCCATCAAACACTcactgctcgcccgccgcctgccacgctcgtccgccgccgtcgcgagCCGCCGACCTCACATCCTGTCAACTCGGTCCGCGCCATGTGAAAAACACCGCGGCGAATGCCTGTCCTACGAGCCACGCCCGAGAACAAGAGACGGGTCCGCACCGGGTGTCTCAGCTGccgcagacgacgccgaaAGTGTATGTCCttgcgccaccgccgcaccgACCTGCTGTGCACCGACACCTACTTGACCGACTggttgactgactgacggcccggccgcccgcgtccaggCGATGAAAAGAAGCCCCAGTGCACGAGCTGCGAGGCCCGCGGCTTCGCCTGCAAGTATCCCGACCTGACCTTTGTCCAggcctcgcgcagcgcccCTCCGCCCGAGCATGGGCTCAGGCGGCCGTCCACGTCTTATTCTACCATTACTGTGAGCTCATGAGACCCGCGCCTGGCTGTTACTCTCTCGCCACCGCGCTGACACCATGCTCGCTGCGCAGTTTGTGAACCACGGCCCGCCTACGCCCCCCTCCAAGGCGagcgacaaggacgacacGCCGCAGGAAGCGCCCCTCACTGCCA
The genomic region above belongs to Purpureocillium takamizusanense chromosome 5, complete sequence and contains:
- a CDS encoding uncharacterized protein (EggNog:ENOG503Q33R~COG:P~TransMembrane:6 (i44-61o87-110i117-136o142-165i177-197o217-238i)): MASPTQHSSADVEGATAGVPMESAQRLLSEKKTLWQSIRANPKVIFIAFFASLGGFEYGYQQGVLGQSLVMTRFIHNFPSVVQSSSATGWLTSILQLGGIVGSLSAGVLSEIISRKYTMFIACCWVILGSYLYVGAREGMPALLYAGRFFTGLGVGLFSGVGPLYNAELSSPEMRGLLVSFYQFATILGIMLSFWVGYGSNYIGGTGDTQSDLAWRLPSIIQGIPAVALAVGIWFMPFSPRWLVKVGRDDEARRTLAWMRKLPQDDDRIQVEYLEIKAEAEFEKKAFAREFPRMAEEGSKSALREQMAQFVNCFRTRDNVKRIAVAWLVMFWQQWSGIDAIIYYATNIFQSLGLTGGTIALLATGVTGVVFLFSTIPAMLIIDRVGRKPMLLVGSVVMGISMVIVGIIVAKFRHDWPSHVGAGWVAVGKQQHSPRSSRHPRDSPDPTEGY
- a CDS encoding uncharacterized protein (TransMembrane:11 (o20-40i47-66o72-95i107-127o147-168i254-276o288-312i319-340o352-379i391-410o416-440i)~COG:P~EggNog:ENOG503Q33R); translation: MASPTQHSSADVEGATAGVPMESAQRLLSEKKTLWQSIRANPKVIFIAFFASLGGFEYGYQQGVLGQSLVMTRFIHNFPSVVQSSSATGWLTSILQLGGIVGSLSAGVLSEIISRKYTMFIACCWVILGSYLYVGAREGMPALLYAGRFFTGLGVGLFSGVGPLYNAELSSPEMRGLLVSFYQFATILGIMLSFWVGYGSNYIGGTGDTQSDLAWRLPSIIQGIPAVALAVGIWFMPFSPRWLVKVGRDDEARRTLAWMRKLPQDDDRIQVEYLEIKAEAEFEKKAFAREFPRMAEEGSKSALREQMAQFVNCFRTRDNVKRIAVAWLVMFWQQVRCYLSIHPPERGGDPRGEKSMRGVAC
- a CDS encoding uncharacterized protein (TransMembrane:9 (i44-61o87-110i117-136o142-165i177-197o217-238i324-346o358-382i389-410o)~EggNog:ENOG503Q33R~COG:P), whose product is MASPTQHSSADVEGATAGVPMESAQRLLSEKKTLWQSIRANPKVIFIAFFASLGGFEYGYQQGVLGQSLVMTRFIHNFPSVVQSSSATGWLTSILQLGGIVGSLSAGVLSEIISRKYTMFIACCWVILGSYLYVGAREGMPALLYAGRFFTGLGVGLFSGVGPLYNAELSSPEMRGLLVSFYQFATILGIMLSFWVGYGSNYIGGTGDTQSDLAWRLPSIIQGIPAVALAVGIWFMPFSPRWLVKVGRDDEARRTLAWMRKLPQDDDRIQVEYLEIKAEAEFEKKAFAREFPRMAEEGSKSALREQMAQFVNCFRTRDNVKRIAVAWLVMFWQQWSGIDAIIYYATNIFQSLGLTGGTIALLATGVTGVVFLFSTIPAMLIIDRVGRKPMLLVGSVVMGISMVIVGIIVAKFRHDWPSHVGAGWVAVALIWVYIAGFGATWGPVSWTLISEIFPLSIRAKGAAIGASSNWLNNFAIAFFVPPMLEAWAWGTYIFFAVFLTAGIFWVWFFLPETKNATLEEMDRVFGSHMGERDAQLLYESQQEVGLIALLERREAGGSEKAGVEKHIEGI
- a CDS encoding uncharacterized protein (TransMembrane:12 (i44-61o87-110i117-136o142-165i177-197o217-238i324-346o358-382i389-410o422-449i461-480o486-510i)~EggNog:ENOG503Q33R~COG:P), translating into MTRFIHNFPSVVQSSSATGWLTSILQLGGIVGSLSAGVLSEIISRKYTMFIACCWVILGSYLYVGAREGMPALLYAGRFFTGLGVGLFSGVGPLYNAELSSPEMRGLLVSFYQFATILGIMLSFWVGYGSNYIGGTGDTQSDLAWRLPSIIQGIPAVALAVGIWFMPFSPRWLVKVGRDDEARRTLAWMRKLPQDDDRIQVEYLEIKAEAEFEKKAFAREFPRMAEEGSKSALREQMAQFVNCFRTRDNVKRIAVAWLVMFWQQWSGIDAIIYYATNIFQSLGLTGGTIALLATGVTGVVFLFSTIPAMLIIDRVGRKPMLLVGSVVMGISMVIVGIIVAKFRHDWPSHVGAGWVAVALIWVYIAGFGATWGPVSWTLISEIFPLSIRAKGAAIGASSNWLNNFAIAFFVPPMLEAWAWGTYIFFAVFLTAGIFWVWFFLPETKNATLEEMDRVFGSHMGERDAQLLYESQQEVGLIALLERREAGGSEKAGVEKHIEGI